A single window of Coffea eugenioides isolate CCC68of chromosome 7, Ceug_1.0, whole genome shotgun sequence DNA harbors:
- the LOC113778345 gene encoding berberine bridge enzyme-like 28 yields MLNKILKTLLLIYIPFHLILTSSSSLVPQSFIHCLAQKVSSSNVSALSVMYVPKNSSYMSILDYTIHNLRFLTPNTAKPLAIITPLDYSHVQATVKCCKKSGLQIRIRSGGHDYEGMSYRSEVPFVILDLNNLRSISIDIEDNSAWVESGATIGELYYWTAQKSPIHGFPAGLCPTVGIGGHVSGGGVGNLIRKYGLAADNVIDAHIVDVQGQILDRKSMGTDLFWAIRGGGGASFGIIVAWKIKLVHVPPIVTVFKLTKTMEEGAVDLIYKWQYVAHKLSEDLLFRITISSRIGMPGIEATFSSLFLGRPNQLQKIMQESFPEIGLRKEDCIEMSWIESVLLFAGYQRGESIDSLKNRINPLPDGYFKGKSDLVHKAIPFEALKEFWKQCSDANAHIIHIELHPYGGRMNEISESETPYPHRKDVLYEILYLVLWMKDKNGESTQKNINWIKELYEFMTPYVSKGPRGAIWNIRDLDLGANGASDTSYSKAKAWGSRYFKNNFKRLAVIKGEVDPKNFFYYEQSIPPLVLHSKRKCPRANFNFLDKCP; encoded by the coding sequence ATGTTGAACAAAATCTTAAAGACTTTATTATTGATTTACATTCCTTTTCATCTAATTCTAACATCAAGTTCAAGTTTGGTTCCTCAAAGCTTCATCCATTGCCTTGCACAAAAGGTTTCTTCTTCAAATGTTTCCGCTCTCAGTGTCATGTATGTTCCGAAGAATTCGTCCTATATGTCTATATTGGATTATACCATTCACAATCTTAGATTCTTGACACCTAACACCGCAAAACCACTAGCCATTATCACCCCTCTAGATTATTCTCATGTTCAAGCCACGGTAAAGTGTTGCAAAAAGAGTGGATTGCAAATCAGAATCCGAAGTGGTGGGCATGATTATGAAGGCATGTCGTACAGATCTGAAGTTCCTTTCGTCATTCTCGACCTCAATAACCTGAGGTCCATTAGCATTGACATTGAGGACAACAGTGCATGGGTTGAGTCTGGTGCAACAATAGGCGAATTATACTATTGGACTGCTCAGAAAAGTCCTATTCATGGCTTTCCAGCAGGCCTTTGTCCAACTGTTGGTATAGGTGGACATGTTAGTGGTGGCGGAGTAGGTAATTTGATTAGAAAGTATGGACTAGCTGCAGATAATGTCATCGATGCACACATAGTTGATGTTCAGGGTCAAATTCTAGACAGGAAATCTATGGGAACTGATCTATTTTGGGCTATAAGAGGAGGTGGAGGAGCAAGTTTTGGAATCATAGTTGCCTGGAAAATCAAGCTTGTCCATGTTCCACCTATAGTCACTGTTTTCAAATTAACCAAGACTATGGAGGAAGGAGCTGTAGATCTGATTTACAAATGGCAATATGTAGCACACAAGCTAAGTGAAGATTTGCTCTTTAGAATCACGATATCATCGCGAATCGGGATGCCGGGAATTGAAGCAACTTTCAGTTCACTGTTCCTTGGTAGACCTAATCAGCTCCAGAAAATCATGCAGGAGAGCTTCCCTGAGATTGGTTTGAGAAAAGAAGACTGTATTGAAATGAGTTGGATTGAGTCCGTCCTCCTGTTTGCAGGGTATCAAAGAGGAGAATCCATAGACTCCCTTAAAAATAGAATAAACCCGCTACCTGATGGTTACTTCAAAGGCAAGTCAGACTTGGTTCACAAGGCTATACCTTTTGAGGCATTGAAAGAGTTCTGGAAGCAGTGTTCAGATGCAAATGCTCATATCATCCACATAGAACTGCATCCATATGGTGGAAGAATGAACGAGATATCAGAATCAGAAACTCCATATCCGCACAGGAAAGATGTGCTATATGAAATCCTCTACCTAGTGTTATGGATGAAGGATAAAAATGGTGAATCTACACAAAAGAACATCAACTGGATAAAAGAGTTGTATGAGTTCATGACTCCTTATGTGTCAAAAGGGCCAAGAGGTGCTATTTGGAATATTAGAGATCTTGATTTAGGAGCAAATGGTGCTTCTGACACTAGTTATTCTAAGGCTAAGGCATGGGGATCAAGGTATTTCAAGAATAATTTTAAGAGGTTGGCTGTGATCAAAGGTGAAGTTGATCCAAAGAATTTTTTCTACTACGAGCAAAGCATTCCACCTCTGGTTTTGCATTCAAAAAGAAAGTGTCCAAGagcaaatttcaattttcttgATAAATGTCCTTAA